A region of Nostoc sp. 'Peltigera membranacea cyanobiont' N6 DNA encodes the following proteins:
- a CDS encoding two-partner secretion domain-containing protein, whose amino-acid sequence MKILRFSVAGWLGWVGALAVSIHPSFAQLTPDNTLGKERSQVIPFDQKNDIIDGGAARGTNLFHSFQDFNVGVARGVYFANPEGITNIFSRVTGDNSSNIFGRLGVLGSANLFLLNPNGIVFGKNASLDIQGSFLGTTANSLVFPNGIEFSAINPQAPPLLTINVPIGLQFGSQPGSITNQAVNALNVGTGSTLALLGGEIALDGSYLFTQNGQVKLAAVSGDTTVGLNVNGSSLGFKLPENVERALINLTNARIIATGENSGIELFGGQIALNRNLSYLFSFNGGSILVDATQLNLDNSAIILSATTGAAKGGDIQIKASDAITLANRSRIFSSSNDTGAGGDVSINAAKIIITGDGTPENSSYISTLSIGKGNGGNLTFNATESVNFNGGFALVGTNGVGNAGNLTVRAKDAVNITNQGDLLLTSSSSGSTGNLRIETGTLRVQNNFPKSAVGVLASGSGSVGSISIQARNAVEVTQGNISTGVFLRVGGTTPARVGDITIETQRLNLKDRSNISTTTLSNANAANIFIKASEQVDISGSDISSNTYGSGNGGNITIETPRLSLTQGSYISSDTFLGSGNGGNVIIKTPQLSLTEGGHIDTSSTESSGNAGNIIIRAKNVEVDGGMSRFQGFPNISDLSSQVIGSNADVKGGTITIDTENLRLSNGGNISTTVLGGRGQGGNLVVHATNSIDITGVGLELPNGLLPSSGLFADLQTGGIGSAGSIDVTTGHLNLSNGGQISASTFNQGNAGNITINAKQIDLRASDSKSFTGITSSVYKSANGKGGDIDITTNNLDIHENAQIISGSLGTGDAGNIKINANVLKIIGKLSAIASSTNAGNGGNITLNIDDLLLLHDGAFISTTAGRAQAGGDGGNININSKFIVAIPKENSDISANAYTGTGGNVQINSQGIFGIESRTKPTDKSDITASSQLGVSGITNINAPDTNSIQNSFTGVAPNVIDTNALIANSCVSRSSKEGGTFFITGSGALRNSPGNGLISVYSTGEVRNVQPTSRTWKKGDRIIEPQGLYRLANGQLVLSRECQ is encoded by the coding sequence ATGAAAATTTTGCGGTTTAGCGTCGCGGGATGGTTGGGGTGGGTGGGAGCATTAGCAGTTTCTATTCATCCTAGTTTTGCTCAGTTAACTCCCGACAACACCCTTGGCAAAGAGCGATCGCAAGTCATTCCTTTCGATCAAAAAAATGACATTATCGATGGCGGTGCGGCTCGTGGCACTAACTTATTTCACAGTTTTCAAGATTTTAACGTTGGTGTTGCTAGAGGTGTTTATTTCGCCAATCCAGAAGGGATAACAAATATCTTTTCTCGCGTTACTGGTGATAACTCATCGAATATTTTCGGGAGATTGGGGGTATTGGGTAGTGCAAATTTATTTTTGCTAAATCCCAATGGCATTGTATTTGGGAAAAATGCCAGTTTAGATATACAAGGTTCTTTTTTAGGAACGACAGCAAATAGTTTAGTCTTTCCCAATGGGATAGAGTTTAGCGCCATAAATCCCCAAGCGCCACCGTTATTGACTATTAATGTCCCAATTGGCTTGCAGTTTGGTTCCCAACCAGGAAGTATTACTAACCAAGCAGTTAATGCGTTGAATGTTGGCACTGGTAGCACCCTAGCACTTCTGGGCGGTGAAATTGCCTTAGATGGTAGTTATTTGTTTACTCAAAATGGACAAGTGAAATTGGCAGCAGTCAGTGGAGATACAACCGTTGGGTTGAATGTCAATGGCTCGTCCTTGGGTTTTAAGTTACCAGAAAATGTAGAACGCGCACTCATCAACTTAACAAATGCAAGAATTATCGCTACAGGTGAAAATAGTGGAATTGAGTTATTTGGCGGACAAATCGCCCTTAACAGAAACCTTTCCTATCTATTTAGTTTCAATGGCGGCTCAATTTTGGTTGATGCGACTCAATTGAATTTAGACAACAGTGCTATAATTTTGAGCGCTACTACTGGTGCAGCTAAGGGTGGTGATATTCAAATTAAAGCCAGCGATGCAATAACTCTCGCTAACCGCAGTCGGATTTTTTCCAGCAGCAATGATACCGGTGCGGGTGGTGACGTTAGCATCAATGCCGCGAAAATCATAATTACCGGAGATGGAACACCAGAAAACAGCAGTTATATCTCTACACTTAGTATTGGTAAAGGTAATGGAGGAAATCTTACTTTTAATGCTACAGAGTCTGTTAACTTCAATGGTGGCTTTGCTCTGGTTGGTACTAACGGTGTAGGCAATGCGGGAAACTTAACTGTGCGAGCTAAAGATGCTGTGAATATCACTAACCAAGGTGATTTACTACTCACTAGTTCCAGTTCCGGTTCAACAGGAAATCTGCGGATTGAAACAGGCACTTTGCGAGTTCAAAATAATTTTCCAAAAAGTGCAGTGGGAGTACTTGCATCTGGTAGTGGAAGTGTCGGTTCTATTTCCATTCAGGCTCGGAATGCCGTTGAGGTGACTCAAGGTAATATATCTACAGGTGTTTTTCTACGAGTCGGAGGTACAACTCCAGCAAGAGTGGGGGATATCACTATTGAAACCCAGCGACTCAATCTCAAAGATAGGAGTAATATCTCAACGACTACCTTGAGTAATGCAAATGCAGCTAACATTTTTATTAAAGCTAGTGAACAAGTAGATATTAGCGGTAGTGATATATCAAGTAATACTTACGGTTCAGGCAATGGTGGCAATATAACAATTGAAACACCTCGACTTTCACTTACCCAAGGAAGCTATATATCAAGTGACACTTTTCTTGGCTCAGGGAATGGTGGCAATGTAATTATAAAAACGCCTCAACTTTCCCTAACTGAAGGAGGACATATAGACACCTCATCCACTGAAAGCAGTGGTAATGCTGGGAATATTATTATCCGCGCCAAAAATGTAGAAGTGGATGGGGGTATGTCTCGATTCCAGGGTTTTCCTAATATCAGTGACTTATCTTCGCAAGTGATTGGAAGTAATGCAGATGTAAAAGGTGGCACGATAACGATTGACACAGAAAATTTGCGGTTGAGTAATGGGGGAAACATATCAACCACAGTGTTAGGGGGACGGGGACAAGGAGGTAATTTGGTGGTTCATGCCACTAATTCTATTGATATTACTGGGGTTGGCCTAGAACTACCAAATGGTTTACTTCCATCATCAGGTTTATTTGCCGATTTGCAAACCGGAGGAATTGGTTCTGCCGGCAGCATTGATGTGACAACAGGACACTTAAACCTCAGCAATGGCGGACAAATTTCTGCTTCCACATTCAATCAAGGTAATGCCGGAAATATTACGATTAATGCCAAGCAAATTGATTTACGCGCTTCAGATAGTAAGTCATTCACTGGTATAACGTCATCAGTTTACAAAAGTGCTAACGGTAAAGGTGGTGATATAGATATTACTACCAATAATCTTGATATACATGAAAATGCTCAAATTATCTCTGGCAGCCTCGGTACAGGTGACGCTGGAAATATTAAAATTAACGCTAATGTTCTGAAAATTATTGGTAAACTCAGTGCGATCGCTTCTTCAACGAACGCAGGTAATGGTGGTAACATCACCCTCAATATTGATGATTTATTACTTTTGCATGATGGCGCTTTCATTTCAACTACCGCAGGTAGGGCACAAGCCGGCGGTGATGGCGGTAACATCAATATCAACTCTAAATTCATCGTCGCCATCCCTAAAGAAAACAGCGACATCAGCGCAAATGCATACACCGGAACTGGTGGAAACGTTCAAATCAACTCGCAGGGTATTTTCGGTATCGAATCGCGGACAAAGCCAACAGATAAAAGCGATATTACTGCAAGTTCGCAATTAGGCGTTTCCGGTATCACAAATATTAACGCACCCGATACCAATTCTATTCAAAATAGCTTTACTGGAGTAGCTCCAAACGTCATCGACACTAATGCACTCATCGCCAATAGTTGCGTTTC
- a CDS encoding DUF928 domain-containing protein — MSYQHLGFWRKNRRLTSLLVGVVFLMTAIPAFAEFNPKPGDRKPASGYSRTGGRRGCSGNGGIPLTQLAPHTFIGKTASTRPMLVWYMPSSQNVKFRLFEFDSNATPKEIGKVEEIPTIIGINKLKLPLDYPELTVGKTYLWQIAIDCENNPIVRRAEFTVINPESLAKRQFTSITESVNYYAENELWYEALEEALKATSNGKLGQAGATLIKDLAQSELVTGSNGEKKKTQQRIEYLQKIASDR; from the coding sequence ATGAGTTATCAACATTTGGGATTTTGGCGAAAGAACCGCAGACTTACAAGCTTACTTGTAGGCGTGGTTTTTTTGATGACAGCAATTCCAGCATTTGCTGAGTTTAACCCTAAACCAGGCGATCGCAAACCAGCCAGTGGATATTCCCGTACAGGTGGCCGGCGTGGATGTTCAGGTAACGGTGGTATCCCACTGACACAGCTTGCACCTCATACATTTATCGGTAAAACCGCTTCCACACGCCCCATGTTAGTTTGGTATATGCCAAGTTCCCAAAATGTGAAATTCCGGCTGTTTGAATTTGATTCAAATGCAACCCCTAAAGAAATTGGCAAAGTTGAAGAAATACCAACAATAATCGGAATTAACAAGCTAAAACTTCCCCTTGATTACCCCGAACTTACAGTGGGTAAAACATATTTATGGCAAATTGCAATTGACTGCGAAAATAATCCGATTGTTAGACGTGCAGAATTTACTGTCATCAATCCTGAATCACTCGCTAAGAGGCAATTTACTAGCATTACCGAAAGCGTAAATTATTATGCTGAAAACGAGCTATGGTATGAAGCACTCGAAGAAGCATTGAAAGCAACCAGTAATGGTAAACTGGGTCAGGCTGGGGCAACTTTAATTAAAGACCTTGCACAGTCTGAATTAGTTACGGGCAGTAACGGAGAGAAAAAAAAGACTCAGCAACGAATCGAATATCTCCAGAAAATTGCCAGCGATCGCTAA
- a CDS encoding serine/threonine-protein kinase, which yields MSYCLNPHCPKPENPTDVKFCRTCGSKLLLKERYRAIKPIGQGGFGKTFLAVDEDKPSKPRCVIKQFYPQSQGTNTLAKAVELFNQEAVQLDELGKHPQIPELLAYFTQEARQYLVQEFIDGHNLAQELAHRGAFNETQIRQLLNDLLSVLQFCHARHVIHRDIKPENIILRESDRKLVLVDFGAAKSATGTALNKTGTSIGSPEYVAPEQMRGRAVFASDIYSLGATCVNLLTQRSPFDSYDTNNDTWVWQQYLKTPISNQLSRILNKMLESIPIRRYQTVDEVLKDLNHQSQVAAAPAIASKPIPQSSPNSPPAFVSPSPSQIDRELEEMKTQFLGGNKPQPHKIQPATPTSQPTSKSKIDEELEELKAKYLGNNNP from the coding sequence ATGAGCTACTGCCTTAATCCCCATTGTCCCAAGCCTGAAAATCCTACTGATGTCAAGTTTTGCCGGACTTGCGGTTCTAAGTTACTCCTCAAAGAACGTTACCGTGCTATCAAACCAATCGGACAAGGTGGTTTTGGCAAAACTTTCTTAGCTGTGGATGAGGATAAACCCTCAAAACCACGCTGCGTAATTAAGCAATTTTATCCCCAATCCCAAGGCACTAACACTCTTGCAAAAGCTGTAGAGTTATTTAACCAAGAAGCGGTGCAGTTAGATGAATTGGGCAAACATCCCCAAATTCCCGAACTCCTAGCATATTTTACCCAAGAAGCTCGGCAATATCTTGTACAAGAATTTATCGACGGGCACAACTTAGCCCAGGAATTGGCACATAGGGGTGCTTTTAATGAAACGCAAATCCGGCAACTATTAAATGATTTATTGTCAGTTTTGCAATTTTGTCATGCGAGACACGTAATTCACCGCGATATTAAGCCAGAAAACATCATTTTACGGGAGAGCGATCGCAAACTAGTATTAGTAGATTTTGGTGCGGCTAAATCTGCCACTGGCACTGCCTTAAATAAAACTGGTACAAGTATTGGTAGTCCTGAATATGTTGCCCCTGAGCAAATGAGAGGTAGGGCTGTTTTCGCCAGCGATATTTACAGTTTGGGTGCGACTTGTGTTAATTTATTAACCCAGCGATCGCCCTTTGATTCCTATGATACCAACAATGATACTTGGGTTTGGCAGCAATACTTGAAAACTCCCATCAGTAATCAGTTGAGCCGCATTCTCAACAAGATGCTAGAAAGTATTCCCATTCGGCGTTATCAAACAGTAGATGAAGTTCTCAAAGACTTAAATCACCAGTCGCAAGTCGCAGCCGCGCCAGCGATCGCCTCAAAACCGATCCCTCAATCTTCACCTAATTCTCCACCCGCATTTGTCTCGCCATCTCCTAGTCAAATCGATCGAGAATTAGAGGAAATGAAAACTCAATTTTTGGGTGGCAACAAACCTCAACCACATAAAATACAACCAGCAACCCCGACATCTCAGCCTACTAGTAAAAGCAAAATAGATGAAGAATTAGAAGAATTAAAAGCCAAATATCTTGGTAATAATAACCCCTAA
- the cax gene encoding calcium/proton exchanger → MSTKNIILFVLLLFIPVSLAAHFLEWGELLVFITAGLAILPLAAWMGTATEEIAVVVGPSLGGLLNATFGNATELIIALVALNAGLIDVVKASITGSIISNLLLVMGFSMLLGGLRYKEQTFQPIVARVNAASMNLAVIAILMPTAMNYTSQGINEETLQNLSIAVAVVLILVYALTLLFSMKTHSYLYDVGVVETEEEEIPHAKPNMKLWVGVLLICTLLVAIESEMLVDSLEVATSQLGLTALFTGVILVPIVGNAAEHATAVTVAMKDKMDLSLSVAVGSSMQIALFVAPVLVIAGRILGKPMDLDFKPFELVAVVVSVLIANSISSDGKSNWLEGTLLLAAYTVLGFAFYFHPVMEGMG, encoded by the coding sequence ATGTCAACCAAAAACATTATTCTTTTCGTTTTATTACTGTTTATCCCAGTTTCCCTAGCAGCCCACTTTCTGGAGTGGGGAGAATTGTTAGTTTTCATTACAGCTGGATTAGCAATTTTGCCCTTAGCAGCTTGGATGGGTACAGCCACAGAAGAAATTGCTGTGGTAGTGGGGCCATCATTGGGGGGGTTGTTAAACGCCACCTTTGGCAATGCAACAGAATTAATTATCGCCCTAGTAGCGCTGAATGCTGGTTTAATAGATGTAGTTAAAGCCAGTATCACGGGATCGATTATCAGCAACTTACTACTGGTAATGGGTTTCTCGATGCTTTTGGGAGGACTGCGCTACAAAGAACAGACATTTCAGCCAATTGTGGCGCGGGTGAATGCTGCTTCGATGAATTTGGCAGTAATTGCCATTTTGATGCCAACGGCGATGAATTATACTTCTCAAGGAATTAACGAAGAAACACTGCAAAATCTTTCTATTGCTGTTGCTGTTGTATTAATTCTGGTTTATGCCCTAACGCTGCTATTTTCGATGAAAACCCACTCTTATCTATATGATGTGGGTGTAGTGGAGACAGAAGAAGAGGAAATCCCTCACGCTAAACCAAATATGAAGTTATGGGTTGGGGTGCTGCTAATCTGTACCTTGCTTGTGGCAATTGAGTCAGAAATGTTGGTCGATTCTCTAGAAGTGGCTACATCTCAACTAGGTTTGACGGCGCTGTTTACAGGGGTGATTTTAGTTCCCATCGTCGGTAACGCGGCTGAACACGCCACAGCAGTCACCGTGGCAATGAAAGATAAGATGGATCTTTCCCTTTCGGTAGCTGTGGGATCGAGTATGCAAATTGCCCTATTTGTCGCGCCCGTGTTGGTGATAGCTGGACGGATATTGGGTAAACCAATGGATTTGGATTTCAAACCCTTTGAATTAGTAGCTGTGGTTGTATCAGTGTTGATTGCCAACAGTATTAGTTCTGATGGTAAATCCAATTGGCTCGAAGGCACTTTATTATTAGCTGCCTATACAGTATTGGGGTTCGCCTTCTACTTCCATCCAGTTATGGAAGGTATGGGGTAG
- a CDS encoding DUF3536 domain-containing protein has protein sequence MTSADQMPASSGSTLTLHSDPNNTKESDPLRKANGVYVTVHGHFYQPPRENPYLDAIERQPSAAPFHDWNERIHWECYRPNAFARVLNDQGEVVGIVNNYEYFSFNIGPTLMSWLERYDVEVYQRILEADAKSSQRLNGHGNAIAQVYNHIIMPLANDRDKYTQIRWGKEDFRSRFGRDPEGMWLAETAVDYATLEALVAEGIRFIILAPSQALRCRPLPTEDRSHPEWIEVGGSQIDSTRPYRCYLKPTLNTSSSPLSAIADSPKDGSREELPYIDIFFYDGPISRDMGFSDVVYNSSHFAGRIGSAVRGDHRPAQLISVATDGETFGHHKKGTEKTLAYAFTKEFPQQGWTVTNFAHYLSLNSPGWEVELKSVTAWSCAHGVGRWEDDCGCGGEGGVWHQKWRRPLRDALNWLRDKLTEVYEEHGRQLFRDPWQTRDEYIQVMRDRSAANVNRFLARHQTHKLTAAEQVDALRLLEMQRHALLMFTSCGWFFEEISRPEGTQIMRYAARALELAGEVAGVQLEKGFVKRLGLAPSNVDEFKHGAEIYRQLVLTAQLGFKQVAAHYAITSLFTNQKPAQAHNSLPRKDVADKQSQRYHKKVYCYAANELDYQLQRMGSLTLAIGNLKLVSEITWESEHLVFAVLHLGGWDFHCCIQQFTGRRDYSQIKEKLFEALKQASAAHTILVMTQLFGEEAFSLQNLFAEERHRIMGLLSQETLTRLGQLYTQAYRDNYGVLMAFHRDEIAVPQELQVAADIALGHRCLMTLRSLEQEIADPQKSWSHILELEAIATEAKHLRCRLNIPDGKQMLEQLIARSLWQLLHDANGSFNADIKLLERLIDVGDQLNIDISLQRSQELYFSCLQSQIAPVCITSLGNEAENQCLQLLNLGKKLAVDVSTISNQLG, from the coding sequence ATGACTTCTGCTGACCAAATGCCAGCTAGCTCTGGCTCAACGTTAACATTACATTCAGATCCCAATAACACCAAAGAAAGCGATCCCCTGAGAAAGGCTAATGGTGTTTATGTGACGGTGCATGGTCATTTTTACCAGCCACCAAGGGAAAACCCTTATCTGGACGCAATTGAACGCCAACCGAGCGCTGCACCTTTCCATGATTGGAATGAGCGGATTCATTGGGAATGCTATCGCCCGAATGCCTTTGCCAGAGTCTTAAATGACCAAGGTGAAGTAGTGGGGATCGTCAATAATTACGAGTATTTCAGTTTTAATATCGGCCCAACGCTGATGTCGTGGCTAGAACGCTACGATGTGGAGGTTTATCAGCGAATTCTAGAGGCGGATGCCAAGAGTAGCCAACGCTTAAACGGTCACGGCAATGCGATCGCGCAAGTATACAATCACATCATCATGCCTCTGGCGAACGATCGCGACAAATATACCCAAATTCGCTGGGGTAAAGAAGACTTCCGCTCCCGCTTTGGCCGCGATCCCGAAGGGATGTGGTTAGCGGAAACTGCTGTAGATTACGCCACCCTAGAAGCCCTTGTTGCTGAGGGGATTCGCTTCATTATCCTTGCACCGTCTCAAGCATTGCGTTGCCGTCCCCTCCCCACAGAAGATCGTTCCCATCCTGAATGGATCGAAGTTGGCGGTAGTCAGATTGATTCCACCCGTCCCTATCGTTGTTATTTGAAGCCCACACTAAACACTTCATCTTCACCTCTAAGTGCGATCGCCGATAGCCCCAAAGATGGCAGTAGAGAAGAATTACCCTACATTGATATCTTTTTCTACGATGGCCCGATATCGCGGGACATGGGTTTTAGTGATGTCGTTTATAATTCCAGTCATTTTGCCGGACGGATCGGTTCAGCAGTGCGTGGGGATCATCGTCCAGCCCAGTTAATCTCTGTGGCGACGGATGGGGAAACCTTCGGACATCACAAAAAAGGGACTGAGAAAACTTTAGCCTACGCCTTTACCAAAGAGTTTCCTCAACAAGGGTGGACAGTAACGAACTTCGCCCACTATCTCAGCTTAAATTCTCCCGGTTGGGAAGTGGAATTGAAGTCAGTCACAGCCTGGAGTTGCGCCCACGGTGTCGGCAGATGGGAAGATGACTGTGGTTGCGGTGGAGAAGGTGGTGTTTGGCATCAGAAATGGCGTCGTCCCCTGCGGGATGCCCTAAATTGGCTGCGGGATAAGCTCACTGAGGTGTATGAGGAACATGGCAGGCAGTTATTTCGCGATCCCTGGCAAACACGAGATGAATATATCCAAGTCATGCGCGATCGCTCTGCTGCCAATGTTAACCGTTTTCTCGCCCGCCATCAAACCCACAAACTAACAGCAGCCGAACAAGTAGACGCTTTGCGCCTATTAGAAATGCAGCGTCACGCTTTGTTAATGTTCACAAGTTGCGGCTGGTTTTTTGAAGAAATTTCCCGTCCAGAGGGGACGCAAATTATGCGCTACGCCGCCCGGGCTTTGGAATTAGCAGGGGAAGTGGCTGGTGTGCAGTTGGAAAAAGGCTTTGTCAAACGTCTTGGTTTAGCCCCCAGTAATGTGGATGAATTTAAACACGGTGCAGAAATTTATCGGCAACTCGTGTTAACTGCCCAGCTTGGCTTTAAGCAAGTAGCAGCCCATTACGCTATTACTTCCCTGTTTACTAATCAGAAACCAGCCCAGGCGCACAATTCTTTGCCCAGAAAAGATGTGGCTGACAAACAGTCGCAGCGTTACCACAAAAAGGTTTATTGCTATGCTGCCAATGAGCTAGATTACCAACTGCAACGCATGGGATCGCTAACTCTGGCTATCGGAAATTTAAAGCTGGTATCAGAGATTACTTGGGAAAGCGAGCATTTGGTATTTGCGGTTCTGCATTTGGGAGGCTGGGATTTCCACTGCTGTATTCAACAATTTACTGGGCGGCGTGACTACAGCCAAATTAAAGAAAAGCTGTTTGAGGCACTCAAACAAGCTAGTGCTGCTCATACTATCTTGGTAATGACACAGCTATTTGGCGAAGAAGCTTTCAGCTTACAAAATCTATTTGCTGAAGAACGCCACCGAATTATGGGGCTGCTTAGTCAGGAAACGCTGACACGTTTAGGACAGTTGTATACCCAAGCCTACCGCGATAATTATGGCGTGCTGATGGCGTTTCATCGAGATGAAATCGCAGTACCGCAAGAGTTGCAGGTAGCAGCCGATATTGCTTTAGGGCATCGCTGTTTGATGACATTGCGATCGCTTGAGCAAGAGATTGCCGATCCCCAAAAGAGTTGGAGTCATATCTTAGAATTGGAAGCGATCGCTACTGAAGCAAAACATCTGCGTTGTCGGCTGAATATTCCCGACGGGAAACAGATGTTAGAACAGTTAATTGCGCGATCGCTTTGGCAATTGTTGCACGATGCTAATGGTAGCTTTAATGCAGATATCAAGTTACTGGAGCGATTGATTGATGTCGGGGATCAACTAAATATTGACATTTCCCTACAGCGATCGCAAGAACTCTATTTTAGTTGTCTGCAAAGTCAGATTGCGCCGGTGTGTATTACTAGCCTTGGCAATGAAGCAGAGAATCAGTGTCTTCAGTTGCTCAATTTGGGCAAAAAGTTAGCCGTTGATGTCAGCACGATCTCAAATCAATTGGGATAG
- a CDS encoding HNH endonuclease, which produces MNKTPRISIPPEVKKYVFERDKYQCQSCGKTTTETNLSIDHIIPLARGGQNDISNLQTLCMTCNQQKRDNIDPRFRRYFQL; this is translated from the coding sequence ATGAACAAAACTCCCCGTATTAGTATTCCGCCGGAAGTCAAGAAATATGTTTTTGAACGTGACAAATATCAATGCCAAAGCTGCGGTAAAACTACTACAGAAACGAACCTTAGCATTGACCATATCATTCCCCTTGCCCGTGGTGGTCAAAACGATATCAGCAATTTACAAACTCTCTGTATGACTTGCAATCAGCAAAAAAGAGACAATATTGACCCCCGCTTCCGACGATATTTTCAGCTTTAA
- a CDS encoding Gfo/Idh/MocA family protein: MIGIAIAGTGFGQKVHIPGFQAHPGTEVVAVYHRDINKAKAIAESHNIPHASDSLADIVALPEVQAVSISTPPFLHYEMAKTVLQAGKHLLLEKPTTLNATEAKELYQLAKAKGVIATVDFEFRFVPAWQLFAELLLEDYVGELRLIKIDWLGSSRADTSRPWNWYSDKEKGGGALGSLGSHAFDYIHWLFGPVRRLNAHLTTAIPTRVDPVSGKSKPVNTDDNCILTLELANGTPCQLSISAVVHASRTHWVEVYGDRGTLIVGSENQKDYIHGFRVWGSQSGKPLTEIEIPNRLIFPKNYADGRISAFIRVIDQWIQGIERNQEITPSLREGIYSQLLMDLSHESHTKASWVDVPSLEGFLALLN; the protein is encoded by the coding sequence ATGATTGGAATTGCGATTGCAGGGACTGGATTTGGTCAAAAAGTCCACATCCCCGGATTCCAAGCGCATCCTGGGACTGAGGTAGTTGCTGTTTATCACCGAGATATAAATAAAGCCAAAGCCATAGCAGAATCCCATAATATCCCCCACGCCTCCGACTCCCTGGCTGATATTGTGGCATTACCAGAAGTGCAAGCAGTCAGCATCTCTACACCGCCATTTTTGCACTATGAAATGGCAAAAACTGTACTGCAAGCTGGGAAACATTTATTATTAGAAAAACCGACAACATTAAATGCAACTGAGGCTAAAGAACTTTATCAGTTAGCAAAAGCAAAAGGCGTAATTGCGACTGTAGATTTTGAATTTCGCTTTGTACCAGCATGGCAGTTATTTGCTGAACTATTATTAGAAGATTATGTGGGTGAGTTGCGCTTAATTAAAATTGATTGGTTAGGTTCTTCTCGTGCTGATACTTCACGCCCTTGGAATTGGTATTCTGACAAAGAAAAAGGAGGTGGTGCATTAGGATCTTTGGGTTCCCACGCCTTCGATTACATTCACTGGTTATTCGGGCCAGTGCGGAGATTAAACGCCCATTTAACTACTGCGATTCCTACACGAGTTGACCCTGTTAGTGGGAAATCTAAGCCAGTGAATACAGATGATAACTGTATATTAACCCTGGAATTAGCAAATGGTACACCTTGCCAACTTTCGATCAGCGCGGTTGTTCATGCATCAAGAACCCATTGGGTAGAAGTATATGGCGATCGCGGTACATTAATTGTGGGCAGTGAAAATCAAAAAGATTATATCCACGGCTTTCGGGTTTGGGGTTCCCAGTCAGGTAAACCCTTAACGGAAATAGAAATACCGAATCGGTTAATTTTCCCCAAAAATTATGCTGATGGACGCATTTCGGCATTTATCCGCGTAATAGACCAATGGATACAAGGAATTGAACGCAATCAGGAAATTACACCATCACTACGAGAAGGTATTTATTCTCAGTTGTTGATGGATTTATCCCATGAATCTCATACAAAAGCAAGTTGGGTCGATGTACCTAGCTTAGAAGGATTTCTGGCGTTGCTGAATTAA
- a CDS encoding DUF4870 domain-containing protein encodes MRQKPKQQIRIWAVLCHLSALLGWMLLVFLVFLGIPLYLPLNLLAPLLIWRFKKAKYPWIDLQGKESLNFQFSLTLYTLIVIAISLILLITSLSLVVTNNGSAHEIKNTLDGLLIVLASLFSFKLILQSFIVTFASVKAYKGEHYRYPFTIRVLR; translated from the coding sequence ATGAGACAAAAACCTAAACAACAAATACGTATCTGGGCGGTGTTGTGTCATTTATCGGCTTTGTTGGGATGGATGTTATTGGTTTTTTTAGTATTTCTTGGCATCCCTTTATATTTACCTTTAAATCTTTTAGCTCCTCTCCTGATTTGGCGCTTTAAAAAAGCAAAATATCCTTGGATTGATTTACAAGGAAAGGAATCCTTAAATTTTCAATTTTCTTTAACATTATATACCTTGATTGTCATAGCAATATCCTTAATTTTATTAATAACTAGCTTGAGTCTAGTTGTGACTAATAATGGTTCAGCCCATGAAATAAAAAATACTTTAGATGGCTTATTAATTGTACTTGCGTCACTATTTTCGTTCAAACTCATACTCCAATCGTTTATAGTGACATTTGCCTCTGTAAAAGCTTACAAGGGTGAGCATTATCGTTACCCTTTTACAATTAGAGTTTTACGATAA